TTACTGTGGACCGTCGGAAAAACAAAAGGCTGCCCTTCAAGTGAATGCGGAAAATCTTTGCGCAAGTGTTTGTATTTCGGAGAAGCACACACCACCACATCTAATTTCGCAATGGATTTTGCATACACCGTTTTAAAATCCACGTTTGGCGGATAGTTGGAAAGAAGAAGGTCGATTTGATGCGCACCCAACTCGCGCAATAAATCCCCACCCGCCCCTTCAAGGACAGAGACATTGCAGTTCCCCTGCTGGTAAGCCTGAAGAATGACTTCCAGAATGATGTGCTTAGGGACACTGTCCAAAGCTCCGATCTGCACATGCACACGGTTGTTTTGCAGACGATCTTGCAGGACCTCCACCATTTCAGATCCTAATTGAAAAACTTGATCAGCGTATTGATAAGCCACCTTGCCGGCTTCGCTTAAGTGCAGTCTTTGCTTGCGTCTTTCAAAAAGATTTTTGCCTAATGACTCTTCCAGTTGTTTTAACTGCGTGCTCAATGTGGGTTGACCGATTTTCAATTTCTCTGCCGCTTTGGCAATACTGCCCTCTTTGGCTATGGTATAAAAATAATGCAGGTGATGATAGTTAAGCCACTGCATTTGATTTTCCACTTTAACAGGCATTCGGACCTCTTCGTTAAAAACAAATAACTTGTTAAAGATTATCGATTTTTTAAAAATTGAGGAAGCGCTTATACTCTGGGTCTTGGAGGTTTCTTCGTGACACAGACTCTTTTGTTCCCGTTTGTCGATTATTGGTGGTTTTATTTAGGCTTCATAGCATTTGTCATTGCAATGCTGGCCCTCGACCTGGGTGTATTTCACAAACACTCCCATACTGTAGGCTTTAAAGAAGCCACGTTGTGGTCTATCGTATGGGTTTCACTCGCCCTGTTATTTAACGCAGGTCTTTATTATTATTCCCTTCACAAGTTTGGTGATGCCGAAGTCGCTAAAAATGTTTCGCTGCAGTTCCTCACCGGATATGTCATTGAAAAATCTCTCTCGATTGACAACATCTTTGTCTTCGTTGTCGTCTTTGGATTCTTCGGTGTTCCTGCAAAATACCAACATCGTGTTTTATTTTACGGAATCATCGGTGCTTTGATTTTCCGCGCGATCTTTATCGCTCTGGGATCTTTGCTGATGCAATATCAAGCGGTCGTTATTATCTTCGGCGCGTTCTTGATTATCACTGGTATCAAGATGATGTTCCAACCTGACAAAGAAGTAGACCCGTCGCAAAACTGGATCATCCGGTTTATGAAGCGGCATATTCGTGTCGCGGATCGTATGCATGAGGATCATTTCTTTATTAAAGAAAATGGTTTGAAATATGCGACTCCTCTTTTTGTGGCGTTGGTTTTCCTGGAATTTACAGACGTGATTTTTGCGGTGGATTCAGTACCTGCAATCTTTGCGATCACGAATGAACCTCTGCTCGTGTTCACTTCAAACATCTTTGCGATTCTTGGTTTAAGATCTTTGTACTTCCTGCTTGCAGGTGTGGTCG
This region of Bdellovibrio sp. BCCA genomic DNA includes:
- a CDS encoding TerC family protein, which gives rise to MTQTLLFPFVDYWWFYLGFIAFVIAMLALDLGVFHKHSHTVGFKEATLWSIVWVSLALLFNAGLYYYSLHKFGDAEVAKNVSLQFLTGYVIEKSLSIDNIFVFVVVFGFFGVPAKYQHRVLFYGIIGALIFRAIFIALGSLLMQYQAVVIIFGAFLIITGIKMMFQPDKEVDPSQNWIIRFMKRHIRVADRMHEDHFFIKENGLKYATPLFVALVFLEFTDVIFAVDSVPAIFAITNEPLLVFTSNIFAILGLRSLYFLLAGVVDKFHLLKYGLAAVLVFVGLKMVWLNKLFDGHFPIGVSLAVIAFFIGGSIVASLLIKPKKA
- a CDS encoding LysR family transcriptional regulator, with protein sequence MPVKVENQMQWLNYHHLHYFYTIAKEGSIAKAAEKLKIGQPTLSTQLKQLEESLGKNLFERRKQRLHLSEAGKVAYQYADQVFQLGSEMVEVLQDRLQNNRVHVQIGALDSVPKHIILEVILQAYQQGNCNVSVLEGAGGDLLRELGAHQIDLLLSNYPPNVDFKTVYAKSIAKLDVVVCASPKYKHLRKDFPHSLEGQPFVFPTVHSKLRRDLDHYFLVNDIRVDRIAETQDTSLQKLLGAEGVGLIPIAEVAASDLLKEKKLVVLGTLKGVYEEIWLMAADRKIDNPIAAKLMKGFSL